The following coding sequences are from one Gemmatimonadota bacterium window:
- a CDS encoding DUF5916 domain-containing protein codes for MSEETDRTSDPRPFSVPLPVSKTPFDYQNLDPSDYMLTAERVASSIKVDGHLDEIEWQQADVASDFFQLEPAEGDPATHPTEVRVLYDDKNLYVGFVCFEPHPEHIMAPDMKRDTRMGFSNDMVTVVIASLDQYREAYEFQTNPNGARSDAFVSREGSNDDRDWNGFWNSASQVYDYGWTAEYVIPFHTLRFPKREHQTWGINFGRRIQRIREESYWVPLSLKDGDQALYRFGKGGRLTALSNITPGGRAQITPFTVLGGQSSRHTDSPPTPATPIASTHTANDFLRQWGGDLKVSITSGVTLNTTINPDFAQVEADDEVVNLSRFEFQFNEKRPFFLERSDIFKLNQQPPRRGPRRGNNDRTPQLFFSRRVGRQLPDGQVVPIDLGMRLTGKIGRTTVGFLNVQTRETEYEDDGEMEIEPLTNWQALRISRDLGTRSSMGMLATFKEPNPRFNDKVGMAIPRYASEDYNRVVGFDLNLASQRTNHQGQITFAKSWTDSLSTDNQDWTFRIIERWQNRWMSYGMSFLDIGDDFISHTGFVRETGLQRIGLGFNTNNFVRRWGIRRFNGGIRSNYITKKDTDFMDADSWSLSPNFFMELERGVWISASYDMRFDTLDKTTRIGGVHFPAGSYSYNAGNVFLFTDSGRRISLQGNVRYGRFYGADLLSLSSELSIKPTPRFAFEPGITRSRLDRGSRAGLEADEYDHNTRLIPSVRMNYSFTPNLSFSSFIQFNADRHAEADDYHLNTVTMNLLLAYRSPFGHSFFLAFNQFRDDDLDTDLSFDPFERTPLRLRDQQIVAKVSYLFNL; via the coding sequence ATGTCGGAAGAAACCGACCGGACGTCGGACCCGCGACCGTTCAGCGTTCCCCTGCCCGTGTCCAAGACGCCCTTCGATTATCAGAACCTCGATCCTTCAGATTACATGCTCACGGCGGAACGAGTGGCTTCCTCCATTAAGGTGGACGGCCATCTGGACGAAATCGAATGGCAGCAGGCGGACGTTGCCAGCGATTTCTTCCAGCTCGAACCGGCCGAGGGCGACCCGGCGACCCATCCGACCGAGGTCCGGGTGCTCTACGATGACAAGAACCTGTACGTAGGATTCGTTTGCTTTGAACCTCACCCGGAACATATCATGGCGCCGGATATGAAGCGCGATACGCGAATGGGTTTTTCGAACGATATGGTCACGGTCGTGATCGCTTCGCTCGATCAGTACCGCGAAGCCTACGAATTCCAGACGAATCCCAACGGCGCGCGCTCCGACGCCTTCGTCAGCCGGGAGGGAAGTAACGACGACCGGGACTGGAACGGATTCTGGAATTCGGCAAGCCAGGTCTACGACTACGGATGGACGGCGGAATACGTGATTCCTTTTCATACGCTCCGCTTTCCGAAACGCGAGCATCAGACCTGGGGCATCAACTTCGGCCGGCGGATTCAGCGTATCCGCGAGGAATCCTACTGGGTTCCGCTGAGTCTGAAAGACGGCGACCAGGCGCTTTACCGTTTCGGCAAGGGGGGGCGGTTGACCGCCCTGTCCAACATCACCCCCGGTGGACGGGCCCAGATAACTCCATTCACCGTGCTTGGCGGCCAGTCCTCCCGTCACACCGATTCGCCGCCGACTCCAGCGACCCCGATCGCATCCACGCACACGGCCAACGACTTTTTGCGGCAATGGGGCGGCGACCTCAAGGTCAGCATCACGTCCGGCGTAACACTCAACACCACGATCAATCCGGATTTCGCCCAGGTGGAAGCGGACGACGAGGTGGTGAACCTGTCCCGGTTCGAGTTCCAGTTCAACGAGAAGCGGCCCTTCTTCCTGGAACGCAGCGATATCTTCAAGCTTAACCAGCAGCCACCGCGACGCGGACCCAGAAGGGGCAACAACGATCGGACGCCCCAGTTGTTTTTCAGTCGTCGCGTCGGCCGCCAGTTGCCGGATGGCCAGGTGGTTCCCATCGACCTGGGCATGCGTTTGACAGGCAAAATCGGGCGGACAACCGTCGGGTTCCTGAACGTTCAGACCCGGGAAACGGAGTACGAAGACGACGGCGAGATGGAGATCGAACCGCTCACCAACTGGCAGGCCCTGAGAATCTCGCGGGACCTCGGTACCCGCTCAAGCATGGGCATGCTGGCCACATTCAAGGAACCCAACCCCCGGTTCAACGACAAAGTCGGCATGGCCATCCCCCGTTACGCCAGCGAGGATTACAACCGGGTCGTGGGTTTCGATCTCAACCTGGCTTCGCAGCGGACCAACCACCAGGGGCAGATCACCTTTGCGAAGAGCTGGACGGATTCCCTGAGCACCGATAACCAGGACTGGACCTTTCGCATCATCGAGCGCTGGCAGAATCGATGGATGAGCTACGGCATGTCCTTTCTGGATATCGGCGACGATTTCATCTCCCACACCGGTTTCGTCCGGGAAACGGGCCTGCAGCGGATCGGGCTCGGGTTCAATACGAACAACTTCGTCCGCCGGTGGGGTATACGCAGGTTCAACGGGGGAATCCGCAGCAATTACATCACGAAGAAAGATACGGATTTCATGGATGCGGACTCCTGGTCCCTTTCACCCAACTTCTTCATGGAGTTGGAACGCGGGGTGTGGATCTCGGCTTCGTACGATATGAGATTCGATACGCTCGACAAGACCACGCGAATCGGAGGGGTCCATTTTCCTGCAGGTTCCTATTCGTATAACGCGGGGAATGTGTTCCTGTTTACAGACAGCGGAAGAAGGATCTCCCTTCAGGGTAATGTACGTTATGGGAGGTTCTACGGCGCGGACCTGCTCAGCCTTTCCAGCGAGCTCTCGATCAAGCCCACCCCCCGCTTCGCTTTCGAACCGGGTATCACCCGAAGTCGGCTCGACCGGGGAAGCCGCGCGGGTCTCGAGGCCGACGAGTATGACCACAACACGCGACTCATCCCCAGTGTTCGGATGAACTACTCGTTCACACCTAACCTGTCCTTCTCGTCCTTCATCCAGTTCAACGCCGACCGGCACGCGGAGGCGGACGACTATCATTTGAACACGGTCACCATGAATCTCCTGCTGGCTTACCGGTCGCCCTTCGGTCACTCGTTTTTCCTGGCCTTCAATCAATTCCGCGACGACGATCTGGATACCGATCTGTCTTTCGATCCCTTTGAAAGGACGCCGCTCAGGCTGCGGGATCAGCAGATCGTCGCCAAGGTTTCCTACCTGTTTAACCTGTAG
- a CDS encoding aldehyde ferredoxin oxidoreductase family protein, with amino-acid sequence MTHGWAGHILRVDLSRGKATKEPLRLDWAEEYIGGRGLAARYLYEEMDPSVDALGPDNKLIMATGPLTGTNASCGSRYMVVTKGSLTGAITTSNSGGHWGPELKFAGYDLVIVEGRADRPCYLLVDDDRVEIRDAGGVWGKVISETEDAIRDETGMPELRVAGIGPAGENLVRFACIVNDKHRAAGRSGVGAVMGSKNLKAIAVRGNQGVRIARPRNYMSAIWSYHDHLAESPGRQGLTELGTAPTVDLVNTFGGLPTRNFTAGQFEGTEAINGESIKDNWLIANKACFACNIACGRVTQVSPNADKYMVNMHPRNWKVAGEGPEYENLWSLGADCGVDDMDAIVMANYLCNDLGMDPISMGATLATAMEMYERGLLSDEQTGMALRFGDGKALIAMTEATGFREGFGDELAEGSRRMTEKFEHPEYFMGVKGQEFPAYDPRGFQGMGVAYATCNRGACHLRAWTPGIETSGEYDPHGTDGKSVWVAEEQNRTTAHDATGICMFTTAGAPLEDLIPVLSAATGVDYTMDDFVHIGERIWNIERLWNLKAGLTAADDTLPKRLMEEAHKEGPSAGVTVDLDAMLPDYYAARGWTADGRPTTEKLIELGLA; translated from the coding sequence ATGACACACGGGTGGGCCGGCCATATTCTGCGGGTGGACCTGTCGCGGGGCAAGGCGACCAAAGAGCCCCTGAGGCTGGACTGGGCCGAGGAATACATCGGCGGCCGCGGGTTGGCCGCCCGGTACCTCTACGAGGAGATGGACCCCTCGGTCGACGCCCTCGGTCCCGACAACAAGCTGATCATGGCCACCGGACCGCTCACGGGCACCAACGCCTCGTGCGGCTCCCGCTACATGGTGGTGACCAAGGGTTCGCTCACGGGCGCCATCACGACGTCCAATTCAGGCGGCCACTGGGGCCCGGAGCTCAAGTTCGCCGGCTACGACCTGGTGATCGTGGAAGGCCGGGCGGATCGTCCCTGCTACCTCCTCGTCGACGATGACCGCGTCGAGATCCGCGACGCCGGCGGCGTGTGGGGCAAAGTGATCTCGGAGACCGAGGACGCCATCCGCGACGAAACCGGCATGCCCGAACTGCGGGTGGCCGGCATCGGACCGGCGGGCGAGAACTTGGTGCGGTTCGCGTGCATCGTCAACGACAAGCACCGGGCGGCCGGCCGTTCCGGCGTCGGCGCCGTCATGGGTTCCAAGAACCTGAAGGCCATCGCCGTACGCGGCAACCAGGGCGTGCGGATCGCCCGTCCCCGGAATTACATGTCCGCCATCTGGTCCTACCATGATCACCTGGCGGAGAGTCCCGGCCGGCAGGGCCTCACGGAACTGGGCACGGCGCCCACGGTCGACCTGGTCAACACCTTCGGCGGCCTGCCGACACGCAATTTCACGGCCGGCCAGTTCGAGGGCACCGAGGCGATCAACGGGGAGAGCATCAAGGATAACTGGCTGATCGCCAACAAGGCCTGCTTCGCCTGCAATATCGCCTGCGGCCGCGTGACCCAGGTGTCCCCCAACGCCGACAAGTACATGGTCAACATGCATCCCCGCAACTGGAAGGTAGCCGGGGAGGGACCGGAGTACGAGAACCTCTGGTCGCTGGGGGCCGACTGCGGCGTGGACGACATGGACGCCATCGTCATGGCCAACTACCTGTGCAACGACCTGGGCATGGATCCCATCTCCATGGGCGCCACGCTGGCCACGGCGATGGAGATGTACGAGCGGGGTCTGTTGAGCGATGAGCAGACGGGCATGGCGCTCCGGTTCGGAGACGGCAAGGCCCTGATCGCCATGACGGAAGCCACGGGTTTCCGGGAAGGATTCGGCGACGAGCTGGCCGAAGGCTCCAGGCGGATGACCGAGAAGTTCGAGCATCCGGAATACTTCATGGGCGTCAAGGGACAGGAGTTCCCCGCCTATGATCCCCGGGGATTCCAGGGCATGGGCGTGGCCTACGCCACCTGCAACCGCGGCGCCTGTCACCTGAGGGCCTGGACGCCCGGCATCGAGACTTCCGGAGAATACGATCCCCACGGTACCGACGGGAAATCGGTCTGGGTGGCCGAGGAGCAGAACCGGACCACGGCCCACGACGCCACGGGCATCTGCATGTTCACCACGGCGGGTGCGCCCCTGGAAGACCTGATCCCCGTGCTGTCCGCGGCCACCGGCGTGGATTACACCATGGACGACTTCGTGCACATCGGCGAACGGATATGGAACATCGAGCGGCTGTGGAATCTCAAGGCCGGCCTCACCGCGGCCGATGACACGCTGCCTAAGAGACTGATGGAAGAAGCCCATAAGGAAGGACCTTCCGCGGGGGTGACCGTCGACCTCGACGCCATGCTGCCGGACTACTACGCGGCCCGGGGCTGGACGGCGGACGGACGGCCCACCACGGAAAAGCTGATAGAGCTGGGACTCGCGTAA
- a CDS encoding NAD-dependent epimerase/dehydratase family protein — MQYLLTGGYGCIGSWIVKNLIDDGHDVAIYDLAEHTARMALIMDEEQIARVRFIEGDIADGPHFTRVVGETGASRIIHLAGLQVPVCKADPIKGATVNVIGTLNVFEAAKTHDDIVRRIVYASSAAVYGMEDDYDSGPVDNDAVLRPVTHYGVFKQCNEANARVYFLDHGISSIGLRPWTVYGPGRDFGLTSDPTKAVKAALLNRPYVIGYGGRNNMQYVNDTARTFIRCAEAETTGAGAYSVRGDVVSIDEVIASIERVVPGSDGLISHLDMNLPIAPDLDDRAIQEDVGEIPYTPLDEGIRETWDVFRRHQEAGTLSTDDLQG; from the coding sequence ATGCAGTATCTGCTCACCGGCGGATATGGTTGTATCGGTTCGTGGATCGTGAAGAACCTGATCGACGACGGACACGATGTCGCGATCTACGACCTGGCGGAACACACCGCCCGCATGGCGCTGATCATGGACGAGGAACAGATCGCCCGGGTCCGGTTCATCGAGGGCGACATCGCCGACGGACCCCACTTCACCCGGGTGGTCGGAGAAACGGGCGCGTCCCGCATCATCCACCTGGCGGGCCTGCAGGTGCCCGTGTGCAAGGCCGATCCCATCAAGGGCGCAACGGTTAACGTGATCGGCACCCTGAACGTCTTCGAAGCGGCAAAAACCCACGACGATATCGTACGACGCATCGTCTATGCGAGTTCCGCGGCTGTCTACGGCATGGAAGACGACTACGATTCGGGTCCGGTCGACAATGACGCGGTACTGCGGCCCGTTACCCACTACGGCGTCTTCAAGCAGTGCAACGAAGCGAACGCGCGGGTGTACTTTCTGGATCACGGCATTTCCAGCATAGGCCTGCGTCCATGGACCGTGTACGGACCGGGCCGGGACTTCGGGTTGACCTCCGATCCCACGAAAGCGGTCAAGGCCGCCCTGTTGAACCGTCCGTACGTGATCGGGTACGGCGGACGGAACAACATGCAGTACGTGAACGACACCGCCCGCACGTTCATCCGCTGCGCCGAGGCGGAAACCACCGGCGCCGGGGCCTACAGCGTCCGGGGAGACGTCGTTTCCATCGACGAGGTGATCGCGTCCATCGAGCGCGTCGTGCCCGGATCGGACGGACTCATCTCCCACCTGGACATGAACCTGCCCATCGCGCCGGACCTCGATGACCGCGCCATCCAGGAGGATGTGGGCGAGATCCCCTACACGCCGCTGGACGAGGGGATCAGGGAGACCTGGGACGTATTCCGGCGGCATCAGGAGGCCGGCACGCTGAGCACCGACGACCTGCAGGGTTAG
- a CDS encoding DUF4097 family beta strand repeat-containing protein — MRDGFSFKERTHQKYTVDGAGTLTVDADFGSIRVESWSNDEVDVEIEKRRTGISEDSARDAFRDVAVDISQQENDVNVRIDRDRNYGFDNVSLDIRVRLSESYSLDLKTSGGDIDVGDLRGDVLARTSGGDVNVGNVTDAVIRVHTSGGDVTIKGGGRETKVSTSGGDIEIRDARGEVDVSTSGGDVTIGGAAGEVTAKTSGGDITVGSTDGEVTVRTSGGDIEIDQAGGNTEATTSGGDIRIGHTTGEVTAKTSGGDITIERANGAVDVHTSGGDVTIDSAEGSLKAGTSGGDIAIGNATGGGVTATTSGGDIEARLRATVNALEEDWLLQSSGGELTIQIPEDLPATLEAEIHLERSWFGRDKEYRIDSDFDLEEQEEETRNRRTIRATGDINGGGNRIKLETSGGDIQIRKVSS, encoded by the coding sequence ATGCGAGACGGATTCAGTTTCAAAGAAAGAACCCACCAGAAGTATACGGTGGATGGGGCTGGCACGTTGACTGTAGACGCCGACTTCGGTTCGATCCGGGTCGAAAGCTGGTCCAACGATGAAGTCGACGTCGAGATTGAAAAACGCCGGACGGGAATCAGCGAAGACAGCGCGCGCGATGCCTTCAGGGACGTTGCCGTGGATATCTCCCAACAGGAGAACGACGTAAACGTCCGGATAGACCGTGATCGGAATTACGGGTTCGACAACGTATCGCTGGATATACGGGTCAGGTTGTCGGAATCGTACAGCCTGGACCTCAAGACCTCGGGCGGCGACATCGATGTCGGAGACCTGCGGGGCGACGTGCTTGCCCGCACCTCGGGCGGCGATGTCAACGTCGGCAACGTAACGGACGCCGTGATCCGTGTTCACACGTCAGGTGGAGATGTGACCATCAAGGGGGGCGGAAGGGAGACGAAGGTGTCCACCTCCGGCGGGGATATCGAGATCCGGGACGCCCGGGGCGAGGTGGATGTATCCACCTCGGGCGGTGACGTCACGATCGGCGGCGCGGCAGGCGAAGTGACGGCGAAGACCTCCGGCGGCGACATCACAGTCGGCAGTACAGACGGCGAAGTGACGGTGAGAACTTCCGGAGGCGATATCGAAATCGATCAAGCCGGGGGAAACACAGAGGCGACTACCTCGGGCGGCGACATCAGGATAGGCCATACCACGGGAGAGGTGACGGCGAAGACCTCGGGCGGCGATATCACGATCGAGCGCGCCAATGGCGCGGTGGATGTGCATACCTCGGGTGGCGACGTCACCATCGACAGTGCTGAGGGAAGCCTGAAGGCGGGCACGTCGGGCGGCGATATCGCGATCGGCAATGCGACGGGCGGCGGTGTCACGGCGACTACCTCGGGCGGCGACATCGAAGCCCGTTTGAGGGCGACCGTAAACGCACTGGAAGAAGACTGGTTACTGCAGTCGTCCGGTGGGGAACTGACTATTCAGATTCCCGAGGATCTGCCGGCCACGCTTGAGGCGGAGATTCATCTTGAGCGGTCCTGGTTCGGCCGCGACAAGGAATATCGAATCGACTCGGATTTCGACCTGGAAGAACAGGAAGAGGAGACGCGGAATCGAAGGACGATAAGAGCCACCGGCGACATTAACGGGGGTGGCAATCGCATCAAGCTCGAAACCAGTGGCGGCGATATTCAGATTCGCAAGGTGTCGTCCTGA
- a CDS encoding phytanoyl-CoA dioxygenase family protein, with amino-acid sequence MTLETLKQRMHLDGWCVLDNILPGDRLDEIRDRVIASTNRHRNPDAPANIGHVSGFLKYDQSLAPWLADRRIVDLAAALLGRHFRISFTTATINEPGNDRGGWHADWPFNQRNAGHVPAPYPDAVMHLTTIWMLSSFTGANGGTLIVPGSHRAANNPTGHNGVPAEAPHPNELNVTGQAGSVLVMDSRLWHSTAANTSQDPRVAVVVRYAPWWLNLNVLRPGSEDRRILVDETGGTENLVPTLPKDVFDSLPGELKPLVSHWVE; translated from the coding sequence ATGACATTGGAGACGCTGAAACAACGCATGCATCTCGACGGCTGGTGCGTCCTGGACAACATTCTCCCCGGGGACAGGCTGGACGAGATACGCGACCGGGTCATCGCCTCCACGAACCGTCATCGGAATCCCGACGCACCCGCGAACATCGGCCATGTGAGCGGTTTCCTGAAGTACGACCAGTCGCTGGCGCCCTGGCTCGCGGACCGGCGTATCGTCGACCTGGCCGCCGCGCTGCTCGGACGCCATTTCCGCATCTCCTTCACTACGGCCACCATCAACGAGCCCGGGAACGACCGCGGGGGATGGCACGCGGACTGGCCCTTCAACCAGCGGAACGCGGGACATGTGCCCGCTCCTTACCCGGACGCGGTCATGCACCTCACGACCATCTGGATGCTCTCCTCCTTCACCGGGGCCAACGGGGGAACGCTCATCGTCCCGGGCAGCCACCGCGCCGCCAACAACCCGACCGGGCACAACGGGGTGCCGGCGGAAGCCCCCCATCCGAACGAGTTGAACGTGACCGGCCAGGCGGGAAGCGTCCTTGTCATGGACAGCCGGCTCTGGCATTCCACGGCCGCCAACACCTCTCAGGACCCCCGTGTGGCCGTCGTCGTCCGCTACGCGCCCTGGTGGCTGAACCTGAACGTGCTGAGGCCCGGCTCGGAAGACCGTAGGATCCTGGTGGACGAGACCGGCGGAACGGAAAACCTGGTCCCCACCCTTCCAAAGGACGTCTTCGACAGCCTGCCCGGTGAGTTGAAGCCCCTCGTGTCCCACTGGGTGGAGTAG
- a CDS encoding FAD-dependent oxidoreductase, with product MATEHVIIGGGPGGMNAIETIRGYDADASITLISDEPAYSRMALPYYISGNIPVEQVNTGDDDYFSGLGVKTRFGASVTEVNPYANMITLSDGSMVPFDNLLIATGSSAQKLNIPGADGDGVHNLWTVADAEKTVSALGSDAEVAFIGAGFIGFIILNAMHKRGARLKVIELEDQVLPRMLDAQGASLVGSWLESQGVEVHTGVSVQAIDHGHDGVKTLQLSDGSSTRADVVIVATGIKANIGFLEGSGIETNQGVLVNNRCQSNVANVYAAGDVAEGPDLSTGGQAVHAIQPTAVDHGRIAGANMAGQDVEYPGSLLINILDVCGLQCASFGDWSGDGDVTEVINANRPVYRKLIWDGSTITGAIMLGPADDVAMLNDMGMIKGLIQAKTDLGAWKQHIQANPTDIRRPYVATKTAEKMLALTSLGKPSEHRAYQHTKDAGKDRSAHQVFVDSVG from the coding sequence ATGGCTACAGAACACGTGATTATTGGCGGCGGACCGGGCGGGATGAACGCCATCGAAACGATCCGGGGTTACGACGCGGACGCGTCCATCACCCTGATCTCCGATGAGCCGGCCTATTCCCGCATGGCCCTGCCCTACTACATCTCGGGGAACATCCCGGTCGAACAGGTCAATACCGGAGACGACGACTATTTCAGCGGGCTGGGAGTGAAGACCCGCTTCGGGGCCAGCGTCACCGAGGTGAACCCCTACGCGAACATGATCACGCTCAGCGACGGTTCGATGGTGCCCTTCGACAACCTGCTGATCGCCACGGGGTCGTCCGCCCAGAAGCTGAACATCCCCGGCGCGGACGGCGACGGGGTCCACAATCTCTGGACCGTGGCGGACGCGGAAAAAACCGTGAGCGCCCTCGGCAGCGATGCCGAGGTGGCCTTCATCGGGGCCGGGTTCATCGGTTTCATCATCCTCAACGCGATGCATAAGCGCGGCGCCCGCCTGAAGGTGATCGAACTGGAAGACCAGGTGCTGCCCCGCATGCTGGACGCCCAAGGCGCTTCCCTGGTGGGCTCCTGGCTCGAGTCCCAGGGCGTCGAAGTCCACACCGGCGTGAGTGTCCAGGCCATCGACCACGGCCACGACGGCGTCAAGACCCTGCAGCTTTCCGACGGTTCGTCCACCCGGGCGGACGTGGTCATCGTGGCCACGGGGATCAAGGCCAATATAGGCTTTCTCGAAGGATCGGGCATCGAGACCAACCAGGGCGTCCTGGTCAACAACCGGTGCCAGTCCAACGTAGCCAACGTGTATGCGGCGGGCGACGTGGCCGAGGGACCGGACCTTTCCACCGGCGGACAGGCAGTGCACGCCATACAGCCCACCGCCGTCGACCACGGCCGGATCGCGGGCGCGAACATGGCCGGTCAGGACGTGGAGTATCCCGGCAGCCTGCTGATAAATATCCTGGACGTGTGCGGGCTGCAGTGCGCCAGTTTCGGCGACTGGTCCGGCGACGGCGACGTCACCGAGGTCATCAACGCCAACCGCCCGGTCTACCGCAAGCTTATCTGGGACGGCTCCACGATAACCGGCGCCATCATGCTCGGACCCGCGGACGACGTGGCCATGTTGAACGACATGGGGATGATCAAGGGGTTGATCCAGGCGAAGACGGACCTGGGCGCGTGGAAGCAGCACATCCAGGCGAACCCGACGGATATCCGGCGGCCCTACGTAGCCACGAAGACCGCGGAGAAGATGCTGGCTCTTACCTCGCTCGGCAAACCCTCCGAGCACCGCGCATACCAGCATACGAAGGATGCCGGAAAGGACCGCAGCGCGCACCAGGTATTCGTCGATTCCGTGGGATAG
- a CDS encoding threonine/serine dehydratase gives MLITLEEIEQARKELPPEIVYTPALRSAAVSDQIGADVWLKTENLQVTGSYKTRAAYTILNRLSEGQKKKGAAISSSGNFATAFAFMGTLLGIPTAIVMMKKTSPYKVQRTVDYGAEAVMCENHNQARWDTLEQLGRERGITAINTWEDENVVRGHGSIGAEIMEQAPDLDAVIVPVSSGGLIGGIATAVKTLNPAVKVIGVQPKGSQAVYQSFLKKEICEVPEPDTVCDSLVAPRPGDLTFEHVMAYVDEMVLVSDEQAIDAVKYLIGTTKLVVEPGGAVGVAALLNGIVSLEGKKVVALLSGGNIMPGQLAGYLGAS, from the coding sequence ATGCTGATCACACTGGAAGAAATAGAACAGGCCCGGAAGGAGCTTCCGCCGGAAATCGTCTACACGCCCGCCCTGCGGTCAGCCGCGGTTTCCGATCAGATCGGCGCGGACGTCTGGTTGAAGACGGAAAACCTCCAGGTGACAGGATCTTACAAGACGCGCGCGGCCTATACCATCCTGAACCGCCTTTCCGAGGGCCAGAAGAAAAAGGGCGCCGCGATTTCCTCCTCCGGAAACTTTGCGACGGCATTCGCCTTCATGGGTACGCTGCTGGGGATTCCGACGGCGATCGTGATGATGAAAAAGACCTCGCCCTACAAGGTGCAGCGCACGGTGGACTACGGCGCCGAAGCGGTGATGTGCGAAAACCACAACCAGGCGAGGTGGGACACGCTGGAACAGCTGGGCAGGGAACGGGGCATCACCGCGATAAACACCTGGGAAGACGAGAACGTCGTTCGGGGCCATGGCAGCATAGGCGCCGAAATCATGGAACAGGCGCCGGACCTGGACGCCGTGATCGTCCCCGTGAGCAGCGGGGGCCTGATCGGCGGCATCGCCACGGCCGTGAAGACGTTGAACCCGGCGGTGAAGGTGATCGGGGTTCAACCCAAAGGGTCGCAGGCGGTTTACCAGTCTTTTCTGAAGAAGGAGATCTGCGAGGTGCCGGAACCGGACACGGTGTGCGATTCGCTCGTAGCGCCCCGCCCGGGCGACTTGACCTTCGAACACGTAATGGCCTACGTGGACGAGATGGTGCTGGTTTCCGACGAGCAGGCGATCGACGCGGTAAAGTACCTGATCGGGACGACCAAACTCGTGGTCGAACCCGGAGGCGCAGTCGGCGTCGCCGCGCTATTGAACGGCATCGTTTCGCTGGAAGGCAAGAAGGTCGTGGCGCTGCTCAGCGGTGGCAACATCATGCCCGGGCAACTCGCGGGGTACCTGGGCGCGTCCTGA
- a CDS encoding outer membrane beta-barrel protein has protein sequence MNAQKPIVVACAMTICLILVSVTEAAAQEAQDRRTSGWYVSVGLGGSLVSGLDQVGWNTESTCYPTSACFDLILRPDIPGYRWRYDPSTDRGIGFDAAVGRVFDRTRLEVSFAHRRNNVDQGALIEITYLDGTSAGASSSLGLAQAASTNFFEDLVTSKVTLNAYYDLPFGPRRITPYVGVGTGIAFVELTRIFFSIEYSDPSGSGTLYDPPLSFYNSKQDTRLSDTVFAGHVYAGADYSLNDRAAIGLKVAYSRVDDVEHTGTYEYHPYFETDPSFTNLNTFSATNHWSLTLNVRVLFGN, from the coding sequence ATGAACGCACAAAAACCGATAGTTGTCGCGTGCGCGATGACGATCTGCCTGATCCTCGTCTCGGTTACCGAGGCGGCGGCCCAGGAGGCCCAGGATCGGAGGACTTCCGGCTGGTACGTTTCGGTCGGACTGGGCGGCAGCCTGGTCTCCGGGCTCGATCAGGTGGGCTGGAACACGGAATCCACGTGTTATCCCACCAGTGCCTGCTTCGATTTGATTTTACGCCCGGATATTCCCGGCTACCGGTGGCGTTACGACCCGTCCACCGACCGGGGTATCGGTTTCGACGCCGCTGTCGGACGGGTGTTCGACCGCACTCGCCTCGAGGTCTCATTCGCACATCGGAGAAACAACGTCGACCAGGGGGCGCTGATTGAGATAACCTACCTGGATGGCACGTCCGCGGGAGCCAGTTCTTCCCTTGGCCTGGCGCAGGCTGCCAGCACGAATTTCTTCGAAGACCTCGTGACGAGCAAGGTGACCCTGAACGCGTACTACGATCTTCCCTTTGGCCCACGCAGGATAACGCCTTACGTGGGCGTGGGAACCGGCATAGCGTTCGTGGAACTGACCCGGATCTTCTTTTCGATCGAATACAGCGATCCATCGGGATCCGGCACGCTCTACGACCCGCCCCTGTCGTTCTACAACAGCAAGCAGGATACCAGATTATCCGATACGGTATTCGCGGGGCATGTATACGCGGGAGCCGACTACAGCTTGAACGACCGCGCCGCAATAGGCCTCAAGGTGGCGTACTCCAGGGTGGACGATGTCGAGCACACCGGAACGTATGAATACCATCCCTACTTCGAGACGGACCCTTCTTTTACAAACCTAAACACGTTCAGCGCCACGAACCACTGGTCCCTGACGCTGAACGTGCGTGTTCTGTTTGGAAATTGA